Proteins co-encoded in one Metabacillus sp. KUDC1714 genomic window:
- a CDS encoding spore coat protein translates to MATKDIAMHEKLEVHEVLLFKTSCVKKGTAMLELVEDKDLKKILEEDVEASTNAVKKLSKILEKA, encoded by the coding sequence ATGGCTACAAAGGACATTGCTATGCATGAAAAATTAGAAGTACATGAAGTATTGTTATTTAAAACGTCCTGTGTAAAGAAAGGCACAGCTATGTTAGAGCTTGTAGAAGATAAAGATTTAAAGAAGATATTAGAAGAAGATGTCGAAGCTTCCACTAATGCGGTCAAAAAACTATCAAAAATTTTAGAAAAAGCATAA
- a CDS encoding ATP-dependent DNA helicase, which yields MLPEIKLSVRTLVEYVFRSGSIDNSFRTATTLTEGTKTHKAIQSTYQETDQKEVFLKTEIEYEKMLFMIEGRCDGLLFRDDEILIDEIKSTSKDLSGIEEETYPVHWAQAKVYAYIYAKDHEQQEMIVQLTYIHAFTEEQKKFQSHFTFEDLEEFVNELVKEYFPYASLMQEHQIRRDQSIKKLPFPFATYREGQRKFAGAIYKTIAEESNIFANAPTGIGKTISTIFPTVKAIGEGKLERMFYLTAKTITRQTAEEAFSHMKNKGLCMSAVTITAKDKVCFKEETLCQKEYCEFANGYYDRINGAVLDIFSHETFINRSTIEEYARKHTLCPFEFSLDLAFVADAIICDYNYIFDPKVSLKRFFDEHKRQSALLIDEAHNLVDRAREMFSADLQKSDFLTLKREYKGSNLHDSVHKLNKYFIEMKKKCSEKGHLVLKEIDTDLINMLEEFVHNAEIELLQPTKSVDQTLLLDTYFAATGFVKISKLYDERYVTYVETEKNEVHIKMFCLDPSYNLQQISKKFRTTVYFSATLLPLQYFLDMLGGTSEDYTISIPSPFAKEQTEVFLQPLSTRYHDRDHTKKQIIDMLATLLRERSGNYLIFFPSYQYMKSVYEDFTASEPEIRTILQNNRLTEDEREQFLQEFKEDSMEPLIAFAVLGGIFSEGIDLKGNRLKGVVVVGVGLPQLCLERNIMKDYFQTTGKNGYDYAYTFPGMNKVLQAGGRLIRSETDTGVIVLVDDRFLTQKYQGLLPGEWRDFTRI from the coding sequence ATGCTACCCGAAATAAAGCTCTCTGTACGAACATTAGTTGAATATGTGTTTCGTAGTGGAAGTATTGATAATAGTTTTAGAACTGCTACAACCCTTACAGAAGGGACAAAAACCCATAAGGCCATACAAAGTACGTATCAAGAAACAGATCAAAAGGAAGTTTTTCTTAAAACGGAAATTGAATATGAAAAGATGCTGTTCATGATTGAAGGTCGATGTGATGGGTTGCTTTTTCGTGATGATGAAATCCTTATCGATGAAATTAAGTCAACCTCAAAAGACTTGAGTGGAATAGAAGAGGAAACATACCCTGTACACTGGGCACAGGCGAAAGTGTATGCCTATATATATGCAAAAGATCATGAACAGCAAGAAATGATTGTTCAATTAACATACATACATGCTTTTACAGAAGAGCAAAAGAAATTTCAAAGCCATTTTACTTTTGAGGACCTCGAAGAGTTTGTAAATGAACTAGTGAAGGAGTATTTTCCCTATGCATCTCTCATGCAAGAGCATCAAATAAGAAGAGATCAAAGCATTAAAAAGTTACCTTTTCCGTTTGCAACATATCGAGAGGGTCAACGTAAGTTCGCAGGGGCCATTTATAAAACCATAGCAGAGGAAAGTAATATTTTTGCAAATGCACCTACTGGTATTGGAAAAACCATTTCTACAATTTTTCCAACAGTGAAAGCGATTGGCGAAGGTAAGCTTGAGCGAATGTTTTATTTAACCGCAAAAACAATCACAAGACAAACTGCCGAAGAGGCTTTTTCACATATGAAAAATAAAGGTTTGTGTATGAGCGCTGTGACAATTACTGCAAAGGATAAAGTATGTTTTAAAGAAGAAACCCTTTGTCAAAAGGAGTATTGCGAGTTTGCCAATGGATATTACGATCGAATAAATGGAGCTGTTTTAGATATTTTTTCTCATGAAACCTTTATTAATCGATCGACAATTGAGGAATATGCGAGAAAGCATACGCTTTGTCCATTTGAATTTTCCTTAGACTTAGCATTTGTGGCAGATGCCATTATTTGTGATTACAACTATATTTTTGACCCGAAAGTGTCACTGAAACGATTTTTTGATGAACATAAAAGACAGTCTGCCTTATTAATCGATGAAGCTCATAATCTAGTCGATCGAGCTCGAGAGATGTTTTCAGCTGATTTACAAAAGTCAGATTTTCTTACATTAAAACGTGAATATAAAGGGTCGAATTTGCATGATTCTGTTCATAAACTAAATAAATATTTTATTGAAATGAAGAAAAAGTGTTCCGAGAAAGGGCATCTTGTGTTGAAGGAAATAGATACGGACCTCATCAACATGCTTGAAGAATTTGTTCATAACGCTGAGATCGAATTATTACAACCAACAAAATCAGTAGACCAAACATTGCTGTTGGATACCTATTTTGCCGCAACTGGATTTGTTAAAATCTCAAAGCTCTATGATGAACGGTATGTAACATATGTGGAAACGGAGAAAAATGAGGTTCATATTAAAATGTTTTGTTTGGATCCTTCTTATAACTTGCAACAGATTAGTAAAAAGTTCCGAACTACTGTCTATTTTTCTGCCACACTATTACCACTTCAGTATTTTTTGGATATGCTAGGGGGTACGTCAGAGGATTATACCATATCGATTCCTTCACCATTTGCAAAAGAACAAACAGAGGTCTTTCTGCAACCTTTATCGACCAGGTACCATGACAGAGACCATACAAAAAAACAGATCATTGACATGCTCGCAACGCTTTTGAGAGAACGAAGTGGAAACTATCTGATTTTCTTTCCTTCCTATCAGTATATGAAAAGTGTTTATGAAGACTTTACCGCTAGCGAACCTGAAATCCGCACGATCCTTCAAAATAACAGGCTAACTGAGGATGAACGGGAACAATTTTTACAAGAGTTTAAAGAAGATAGTATGGAACCACTGATTGCCTTTGCAGTATTAGGTGGTATTTTCTCTGAAGGAATTGACTTAAAAGGGAATAGATTGAAAGGTGTCGTAGTTGTTGGAGTAGGCTTACCACAGCTTTGTCTAGAACGAAATATTATGAAAGATTATTTTCAAACTACGGGAAAAAATGGATATGATTACGCATATACCTTCCCTGGAATGAATAAAGTGCTACAGGCAGGCGGCCGATTAATCAGGTCTGAGACAGATACAGGAGTGATTGTACTCGTAGACGATCGTTTTCTTACTCAGAAGTATCAAGGACTTTTACCAGGAGAATGGAGGGACTTTACTAGGATCTAA
- a CDS encoding AraC family transcriptional regulator has product MPANHFHSTFEIFYLISGKREFFLKDRTLVINEGDIVIISPNILHRTTNTEIHKHERLIVNIHEICMAAGNPSYRNILQPLFEQEYIIVRCPLQEQLLIETLSQSIIQEIQLKKPGFEMYAQTLVLQLLIICCRHVQQTSIEQIESPSTMHERISEVVRYINNNYMYELSLQSVADKFYVSPYYLSRFFKEVTGFTFVEYLNNVRIKEAKKLLESSSIKVNLIYKKVGFGSVTHFGRVFKAVTGYAPLHYRKRE; this is encoded by the coding sequence ATGCCAGCCAATCACTTTCACAGTACGTTTGAAATTTTTTATCTAATTTCAGGCAAACGGGAGTTTTTTTTAAAGGATCGGACATTAGTGATTAACGAAGGGGATATTGTTATTATTTCACCTAATATCCTGCATCGGACAACCAATACAGAAATACATAAGCATGAGCGGCTTATCGTAAATATTCATGAGATCTGCATGGCTGCAGGGAATCCTTCCTATAGGAATATTCTTCAGCCTTTGTTCGAACAGGAGTACATAATTGTTAGATGTCCTCTCCAAGAGCAGCTTTTAATTGAAACGCTTTCGCAATCGATTATTCAAGAGATTCAATTGAAAAAACCGGGCTTCGAGATGTATGCTCAAACATTGGTGTTGCAGCTGCTCATTATTTGCTGCCGGCATGTCCAACAAACTAGCATCGAGCAAATAGAATCTCCAAGCACTATGCATGAAAGAATCTCAGAGGTTGTACGCTATATCAACAACAATTATATGTACGAACTGTCGCTACAATCAGTGGCAGATAAATTCTACGTAAGCCCATACTATTTAAGTCGTTTTTTTAAAGAAGTGACAGGTTTTACATTTGTAGAGTACCTGAACAATGTTAGGATCAAGGAAGCGAAGAAGCTCTTGGAATCCTCATCCATTAAGGTCAACTTGATTTATAAGAAGGTCGGCTTCGGCAGTGTGACCCATTTTGGCAGGGTGTTTAAGGCGGTTACCGGCTATGCTCCATTACATTATAGAAAAAGAGAGTAA
- a CDS encoding glycoside hydrolase family 88/105 protein, which produces MNVSESSTNKIPTEALTPIQWAEKACETLMAKFEPELLPPERFHYHQGVFLSGMEKVWRLTQKEQYFDYIKRWVDSHILVDGSVPKCKTDELDDIQPGVLLFTLYEQTGDERYKKALYNLVPLLKSWETNQSGGFWHKGHYPNQMWLDGLYMAGPIAVQFGKTFGEYDYFDMMAYQAILMEKHTKDPDTGLLYHGWDETKATNWSDPVTGLAPEFWGRAIGWYPVALLEMFDHLPEDHKDKKTLTTILQDLLIPLTKYQDPDTGLWFQVVDKGHLSDNWLENSCSSLFVQAIAKAVRLGYLDDKYLEYAWKGYQGVIDTLKFDENGNVLIGNICIGTGIGDYNHYIARPTSENDLHGAGAFILMCAEMSQAAK; this is translated from the coding sequence ATGAATGTTTCTGAATCTAGTACCAATAAGATACCAACAGAGGCACTAACCCCTATTCAATGGGCTGAGAAGGCTTGCGAAACATTAATGGCAAAATTTGAACCGGAACTCCTTCCGCCAGAGCGATTTCACTATCATCAGGGAGTCTTTCTATCTGGTATGGAGAAAGTCTGGAGGCTGACTCAAAAAGAACAATATTTCGACTATATCAAGCGTTGGGTGGACAGCCATATTCTCGTAGATGGCAGCGTTCCAAAATGTAAAACAGATGAACTTGATGACATTCAGCCGGGTGTGCTTCTCTTTACTCTTTATGAGCAAACCGGTGATGAACGGTATAAGAAAGCGTTGTATAACCTTGTTCCTCTGTTAAAATCATGGGAAACCAATCAATCGGGCGGGTTCTGGCACAAGGGGCATTACCCGAATCAAATGTGGTTGGACGGATTATATATGGCCGGACCAATCGCAGTTCAATTCGGTAAGACCTTTGGAGAATACGATTATTTTGACATGATGGCATATCAAGCCATCCTCATGGAGAAGCATACAAAGGATCCAGACACAGGCTTGCTGTATCATGGGTGGGATGAAACGAAAGCAACCAATTGGTCAGATCCTGTTACTGGCTTGGCTCCGGAGTTCTGGGGACGCGCAATCGGCTGGTACCCTGTGGCACTGTTGGAAATGTTCGATCACCTTCCTGAGGATCATAAAGATAAGAAAACGTTGACAACTATCCTTCAGGACCTTCTCATTCCCCTAACGAAATACCAAGATCCAGACACCGGTTTATGGTTTCAAGTAGTTGACAAAGGACATCTGTCCGATAATTGGTTGGAAAACTCTTGTTCTTCACTATTTGTTCAAGCCATTGCCAAAGCAGTCCGATTAGGCTACCTGGACGACAAGTATCTGGAATATGCTTGGAAAGGCTATCAGGGTGTAATTGATACGTTGAAGTTTGATGAAAATGGAAACGTACTCATCGGCAATATTTGTATCGGAACAGGAATCGGCGACTATAATCACTATATTGCCCGCCCTACCAGCGAGAATGATCTTCATGGAGCTGGAGCGTTTATTCTCATGTGTGCTGAAATGAGTCAAGCGGCAAAATAA
- a CDS encoding GNAT family N-acetyltransferase yields MELKLFEEKNLLECTKTFIDVFNQEPWNDEWKNETAKQYLLDFTNTPGFMGIVAVDGEEIIGFIFGTRKYWWSGDEFFINEMCVRIKEQNTGVGSKLMNYLLKELKSDGVSTISLLTDRGILAEEFYKKNGFSEIKRLMFLSRDVN; encoded by the coding sequence ATGGAACTTAAATTATTTGAAGAAAAGAACCTCTTAGAATGTACGAAAACATTTATCGATGTGTTTAATCAAGAACCTTGGAATGATGAATGGAAGAACGAAACGGCAAAGCAATATTTACTAGACTTCACGAATACCCCTGGATTTATGGGCATTGTTGCTGTTGACGGAGAAGAAATCATCGGATTTATTTTTGGTACTCGCAAGTATTGGTGGAGTGGTGACGAGTTCTTTATCAATGAAATGTGTGTAAGGATAAAGGAACAAAATACTGGCGTGGGATCTAAGCTTATGAATTACTTACTAAAAGAACTAAAATCAGATGGAGTAAGTACCATATCATTATTAACCGACAGAGGTATTCTTGCCGAGGAGTTTTATAAGAAAAATGGGTTTTCAGAAATAAAAAGATTAATGTTTTTAAGCAGGGACGTTAACTAA
- a CDS encoding ThuA domain-containing protein has product MKKIVALLGDYYHSKEAIQASLNRALTILNENEKVNCIEIQTGQLIEELAKKPDAVILFKEDRVNPTDQKVDTWMTDEIGEAIAQYVDQGGGWLGWHSGLASYAAESSYTKMLKGYFEYHPELHYQVKYTSVIGNDEFGPVSFEIKDEHYFVNVNIEETNIFLKSESEVGQSIAGWFHDYGKGRVCCLTPAHNKEGLLDNHFTELLSKTIKWVSR; this is encoded by the coding sequence GTGAAAAAAATCGTGGCCCTTTTAGGTGATTACTATCATTCGAAAGAAGCGATTCAAGCTTCCTTAAATCGGGCATTAACCATACTAAACGAAAACGAAAAGGTTAATTGTATCGAAATTCAAACGGGCCAGTTAATTGAAGAATTGGCGAAAAAACCAGATGCCGTTATCTTATTTAAAGAGGATCGGGTCAATCCAACCGACCAAAAGGTAGATACCTGGATGACTGATGAGATCGGTGAAGCGATTGCACAGTATGTCGACCAAGGTGGCGGTTGGTTAGGCTGGCATTCAGGACTTGCCTCTTATGCCGCCGAGAGTAGCTATACTAAAATGTTAAAAGGCTATTTTGAATATCATCCTGAACTTCATTATCAAGTGAAATATACAAGTGTAATAGGAAACGATGAATTTGGACCAGTATCTTTTGAAATAAAAGATGAGCATTATTTTGTTAACGTAAATATAGAGGAAACGAATATCTTTTTAAAATCAGAGTCAGAAGTGGGTCAATCCATCGCAGGATGGTTTCATGACTATGGAAAAGGGCGGGTATGCTGTCTTACTCCTGCCCATAATAAAGAAGGGCTTTTAGATAATCATTTTACTGAACTCCTTTCGAAGACGATTAAGTGGGTGAGTAGGTAA
- a CDS encoding SDR family oxidoreductase codes for MKLLITGANRGLGLALTIEAVKRGHTVFAGIRNPEKQMDQLAQLRSLFPNQVSLLSLDVAEEATCQAALEKLEAENITLDVIINNAGILDERSKTIEEIDIAKVEQTFNINLFGPMRVIKHFLPLLSKGSNSTIINISSEAGSFQNAYGGDYPYALSKAALNMFSQQLRKYLADDQVSVFAVHPGWIKTDMGGEKAPGTPEDSARGIMDIIEKKQKITGTSSFINTQGEPMPF; via the coding sequence ATGAAACTATTAATCACAGGTGCTAACCGTGGTCTAGGTCTTGCACTGACGATCGAAGCAGTCAAAAGGGGACACACTGTTTTTGCTGGGATCAGAAACCCTGAAAAACAAATGGATCAATTAGCACAACTACGTTCACTTTTTCCAAATCAGGTTTCTCTTCTATCACTAGATGTTGCCGAGGAAGCAACCTGCCAAGCGGCCCTTGAAAAACTAGAAGCGGAAAACATCACTCTCGATGTGATCATTAACAATGCAGGAATTTTGGATGAACGATCAAAAACAATTGAAGAAATAGATATTGCAAAGGTGGAGCAGACGTTTAATATTAACCTTTTTGGACCGATGCGTGTCATTAAACATTTCTTGCCACTACTGTCCAAAGGATCTAATTCTACGATTATAAATATCTCATCTGAAGCCGGAAGTTTCCAAAATGCATACGGCGGGGATTATCCTTACGCACTTTCTAAAGCAGCTTTAAACATGTTTTCCCAACAACTAAGAAAATATCTAGCTGATGATCAGGTATCTGTATTTGCTGTTCATCCTGGATGGATCAAAACAGACATGGGTGGAGAGAAAGCCCCTGGTACACCAGAGGATTCAGCAAGAGGTATTATGGATATTATCGAGAAAAAACAGAAAATTACTGGTACCTCCTCGTTTATTAATACACAGGGAGAACCAATGCCATTTTAA
- a CDS encoding VOC family protein: MNKIDNNNLIKVGLIVDDINAAAKNFSELFGIEMPEIILPPEDYTPDPTRETYTVFRGEQVPARVKIANLQMGPVTVELLEPFNEVSPYTEFKEKHGQGVQFITFTVNGFEEHINFVEEKGIPLVHKGEYGVGRYCFFDSVPQLGVMLGLQELGHKS, translated from the coding sequence TTGAATAAAATTGATAATAATAATCTTATTAAAGTAGGGTTAATCGTTGATGACATAAACGCTGCTGCCAAAAACTTTTCAGAACTATTTGGTATAGAGATGCCTGAGATTATTTTACCACCTGAAGATTACACCCCGGATCCAACACGTGAAACCTATACCGTTTTCCGTGGGGAACAAGTTCCGGCGCGAGTGAAAATAGCGAACCTTCAAATGGGGCCAGTCACAGTTGAGCTATTAGAGCCATTTAATGAAGTGAGTCCTTATACTGAGTTCAAGGAAAAGCATGGGCAAGGGGTTCAATTTATTACATTTACAGTGAATGGTTTTGAAGAACATATTAACTTTGTCGAAGAAAAAGGGATTCCTTTAGTACATAAAGGAGAATACGGAGTTGGTAGGTATTGCTTCTTTGACTCCGTTCCTCAGCTGGGTGTTATGCTTGGTTTACAAGAGTTAGGACATAAATCGTAA
- a CDS encoding VOC family protein gives MTNKTQFENGVLGTNVIAQIGILVHDIDTVSQAYADFFGVEKPQWNWTDTVDVAQTEFEGVSSEARSKLAFFDMGSLQLELIEPDQHPSTWRNHLNEHGEGPHHIAFIINGMKDKVTLMESKNMRLVQKGEYTGGRYAYMDTFKDLKIMLELLENDK, from the coding sequence TTGACTAATAAAACTCAATTTGAAAATGGTGTGTTAGGTACAAATGTTATTGCGCAAATCGGTATTTTGGTTCATGATATCGACACGGTTTCACAAGCTTATGCAGATTTCTTTGGTGTTGAAAAACCACAGTGGAATTGGACAGACACAGTAGATGTTGCCCAAACAGAATTTGAAGGAGTCTCTTCAGAAGCCCGTTCAAAATTAGCCTTTTTCGATATGGGTTCACTGCAATTGGAATTAATTGAACCTGATCAGCATCCTAGCACTTGGAGGAATCACCTCAATGAACATGGCGAAGGCCCGCACCATATTGCCTTTATTATCAATGGGATGAAAGATAAAGTTACTTTGATGGAATCAAAAAATATGCGTTTGGTACAAAAAGGGGAATATACAGGTGGACGCTATGCTTATATGGACACTTTCAAAGATCTAAAGATAATGTTAGAGCTTCTTGAAAACGATAAATAG
- a CDS encoding carbohydrate ABC transporter permease produces the protein MNIQKRNLRNGLLFISPWIFGFLCFTAYPMFSSLYYSLTEYNLIADPKYIGFANYKQLLFEDELFLTVLGNTLYMIFVGLTITTVVTIFIAILLNTKNIKGISFFRVVFFIPTLVPFVVLAILWIWVLQPDSGVVNSILGIVGIDGPGWFSSPTWAKPGFILMSIWMSGNMILIYLAALGDIPKSLYEAASIDGANVIQKVFHITLPGLRPAILFNSITGMIAVFQSFAEAFIITDGGPDNSTLFYSLYLYRNAFQYFDMGYASAQAWILLIIALLMTTAFFKLSKRWGFED, from the coding sequence ATGAACATACAAAAAAGAAATTTGAGAAATGGTCTGCTTTTCATTTCTCCTTGGATTTTCGGTTTTCTCTGTTTTACAGCTTATCCAATGTTTAGTTCTCTTTACTATTCCTTGACTGAGTATAACTTAATTGCTGATCCTAAATATATTGGATTTGCTAACTATAAGCAGCTACTATTTGAAGATGAATTGTTTTTAACAGTGCTCGGTAATACCTTGTACATGATTTTTGTTGGTTTAACGATCACAACTGTTGTTACGATCTTCATTGCTATTCTATTAAATACAAAGAATATTAAAGGAATTTCCTTTTTTAGAGTTGTTTTCTTCATACCAACACTGGTTCCTTTTGTCGTCCTGGCTATTTTGTGGATTTGGGTATTACAGCCTGATTCTGGTGTTGTAAACTCGATTCTGGGTATTGTTGGGATTGATGGACCTGGATGGTTTTCAAGTCCAACATGGGCAAAGCCGGGATTCATCTTAATGTCAATTTGGATGTCTGGAAATATGATTTTGATTTATTTAGCAGCTTTAGGTGATATCCCTAAATCTTTGTATGAAGCTGCTTCCATTGATGGTGCCAATGTGATTCAAAAAGTCTTTCATATTACATTGCCAGGGCTACGACCCGCGATTCTTTTTAACTCCATTACTGGAATGATCGCGGTATTCCAATCCTTCGCAGAAGCCTTTATCATCACCGATGGGGGTCCGGACAACTCCACGTTGTTCTATTCTCTCTATCTCTATCGAAATGCTTTTCAGTACTTCGATATGGGTTATGCTTCTGCACAAGCATGGATTCTCTTGATCATTGCCTTACTCATGACAACGGCCTTTTTCAAGCTGTCGAAAAGATGGGGATTTGAAGATTAA
- a CDS encoding carbohydrate ABC transporter permease, translated as MKMTLPVEQSKHQRNILPNQRQTTTLSKVNKNMSKLFVYLILILFSLAFVVPFLWLISGSLKDSSELFANPPVWIPEALNWSNYKEAFSAFPFFLYLKNTLIVVVFTCIGAVLSNSLIAYGFSRIEWKYRDGIFIIVLATLMLPFQVIMIPLFLLFKEIGWIGSFYPLIVPHFFGNAFFIFLLRQFFKGIPKELSEAAKMDGASEFTVFWKVILPLSKPILATVVIFQFIEAWRDFLGPLIFLSDNSHYTLSLGVQQIMSQNDPRWGLLMAIGVAMTLPIIIIFFFLQRYFIEGITFTGSKG; from the coding sequence ATGAAGATGACACTCCCAGTCGAGCAATCAAAACATCAACGAAACATTCTTCCCAATCAAAGGCAAACGACAACACTGAGTAAAGTAAACAAAAATATGAGTAAGCTTTTCGTCTACTTGATTTTGATCTTATTTTCATTAGCATTTGTTGTACCATTTCTTTGGCTGATATCTGGTTCGTTAAAAGATAGTTCGGAGCTCTTTGCTAATCCACCCGTTTGGATTCCTGAAGCGCTAAATTGGTCAAATTATAAGGAAGCTTTCTCGGCATTTCCGTTCTTTTTATATTTAAAGAACACACTCATCGTTGTTGTTTTTACATGTATTGGAGCGGTGCTTTCTAACTCTTTAATAGCCTACGGTTTTTCGAGAATTGAATGGAAATATCGCGATGGTATTTTCATCATTGTTTTGGCAACATTGATGCTTCCTTTTCAAGTAATAATGATCCCTTTATTTCTCTTATTTAAAGAAATTGGCTGGATTGGAAGCTTCTATCCTTTGATTGTTCCACACTTTTTCGGAAATGCTTTCTTTATTTTCCTATTAAGACAGTTTTTTAAAGGGATACCGAAAGAATTATCTGAAGCAGCGAAAATGGATGGAGCTAGTGAATTCACCGTTTTTTGGAAAGTTATTTTACCATTATCAAAGCCCATATTAGCTACAGTCGTTATCTTTCAGTTTATCGAAGCATGGCGAGACTTTCTTGGACCTCTTATCTTCTTAAGTGATAATAGCCATTACACACTATCCTTAGGTGTTCAGCAAATTATGTCACAAAATGATCCAAGGTGGGGCTTACTCATGGCGATCGGTGTGGCCATGACACTACCAATTATTATAATCTTTTTCTTTCTGCAAAGATATTTCATTGAAGGTATCACATTCACAGGTTCAAAAGGATAA
- a CDS encoding ABC transporter substrate-binding protein, with translation MKKIVSMSLISCLVLILVLTGCSSSNSSSSSTSNENSKEFTYWYPWGGDSEKWDKERIADYEEEEGVKVNAVYVPDGITNGKLLSAISGGNPPDLVLGDGNDYQLAYSLASQGALEPLDQYLENAGFDENTVLDGFRSLMKQPDGKTYILPQDSNVNLLYYNVDMFEAAGLDPENPPTTIEELDQVAEALTKLNNDGSIETLGFIPWIDAGEDPYTWPWAFGATMYDPETKKVSLNEKSMIDSFKWMDSYAVRYNPEKIKSFTSGFGGAFSPDHPFMTGKVAMTVSGNWFANALKIYSPDTKYKVAAIPSPPEGRKDSSVFGTNVFFVPKGAKNPQAAINFALYGNQDKVLADNINIWRSISIWKEKSDAIQWENDQVYETVLKVAESPDSGHPALTSVASEMGDELTSIRDKVIYNHEDPSQLLQKSQDKLQEKLDKK, from the coding sequence GTGAAGAAAATCGTCTCAATGAGTTTGATTTCGTGCTTAGTCCTTATTTTAGTCCTTACAGGTTGTTCAAGTTCCAATTCCTCATCCTCATCAACATCTAATGAAAACTCCAAAGAATTTACATACTGGTATCCATGGGGTGGAGATTCTGAAAAATGGGATAAAGAAAGAATTGCTGATTATGAAGAAGAAGAAGGTGTAAAGGTTAATGCAGTATACGTACCGGATGGTATAACAAATGGGAAGCTTTTATCTGCAATTTCTGGGGGAAACCCACCAGATTTAGTATTAGGAGATGGAAATGACTATCAACTTGCATATAGTCTAGCTTCCCAGGGTGCTTTAGAACCTCTTGATCAGTATTTAGAAAACGCAGGTTTTGATGAGAATACAGTTCTAGATGGTTTTCGCTCTTTAATGAAACAACCTGATGGAAAAACATATATTCTTCCACAGGATTCCAACGTCAACCTGCTGTATTATAATGTCGATATGTTTGAGGCTGCTGGATTAGATCCGGAAAATCCGCCAACTACAATTGAAGAACTAGATCAAGTAGCTGAAGCTTTAACGAAATTAAATAATGATGGATCGATTGAAACATTAGGTTTTATTCCTTGGATTGATGCAGGTGAGGATCCTTATACATGGCCATGGGCTTTTGGTGCTACAATGTATGACCCAGAAACGAAAAAGGTTTCATTAAATGAAAAATCGATGATTGATTCATTTAAATGGATGGATAGCTATGCTGTGAGATATAATCCCGAAAAAATTAAATCCTTTACATCAGGATTTGGAGGGGCCTTTTCTCCAGACCACCCATTTATGACTGGAAAAGTAGCAATGACAGTTAGTGGGAACTGGTTTGCTAATGCCCTTAAAATCTACTCACCAGACACCAAATATAAAGTAGCAGCGATTCCTAGTCCTCCAGAGGGAAGAAAAGATTCTTCTGTATTTGGAACAAACGTATTTTTTGTTCCAAAAGGGGCAAAAAATCCACAAGCAGCCATAAATTTTGCTTTATACGGCAACCAAGACAAGGTGCTAGCGGATAACATAAATATTTGGCGATCCATTTCGATTTGGAAGGAAAAATCAGATGCCATTCAATGGGAGAACGACCAAGTTTATGAAACCGTGTTAAAAGTGGCGGAGTCACCAGATTCAGGTCACCCTGCATTAACCTCTGTAGCCAGCGAAATGGGTGATGAACTTACAAGTATTCGTGATAAAGTGATTTATAATCATGAAGACCCATCACAGCTTCTTCAAAAATCTCAGGATAAATTACAAGAAAAGCTAGACAAAAAATAA